Part of the Sporomusa termitida genome, TAATCTCCAACATCCAAACAGGTTTGGGCTCTTCCCCGTTCGCTCGCCGCTACTTAGGGAATCTCGCACTGTTGGCCCTTTGGGGGCCTCCAGCATTAGCAGCCTTGCGGCTGCGTCATTTGATTACTTTTCCTCCGGGTACTTAGATGTTTCAGTTCCCCGGGTGCCCCCCTAACCTAAGTTAGGTAATGGTGCATGACCACCATTGGGTTCCCCCATTCGGAGACTCATGGATCAGGGCCTGCTTGCGGCTCCCCATGACTTTTCGCAGCTTACCGCGTCCTTCTTCGGCTCTTGGCGCCTAGGCATCCACCGTATGCCCTTACTAACTTGACTTTGCTCCGACTGTCTATAAACGGCCATCTGCGTTGTTGCTCCTCAACCCGATTGTTTGCGTACGCGAGTACGCGGCACGGCTCGGGTTTCCGGGGCGCCTAGCAGCTGACACCTTCTAGCCAGTCTCCGCCTCAACTTAAACTTTGCTTGTGCTAGGTTTAAGTTTGTTAAATAAATCCTAATTGCGCTTCGTTAAGTTACTTCTACATATTTGCATATGAGAGGTAATTTTACTTTTGCTTTCTTCTGTGCAGTTTTCAAGGAACAGCAGAACATCTATGTTATCACAGCCACTTGTTGAGTTCAACAAGTAGGTTGTGGTAATTTCAGTTCCGGAACCAGCAACTTCCTACTCTCCCGGGCCGTTTCCAGCCAAGTACCTTCGGCGTTTGTGGGCTTAACTACTGTGTTCGGTATGGGAACAGGTGGAGCCCCACAGCTATCGTCACTGGATATCTTGTTTTCAGGAATATCCATGCTATCATAATCACTCATCTATTGCAACAAGTAACTTCTGGTAACACAGCCATTCCCTCAAAACCAAACAATGTAAAGGGATACTACAGCAAGCACATAAGCTCCGTCTAGTATCTTTTGCATCTGCCAAGATGTACCGACCTTGGAAGTAGTTTGGGGGTTACCCCAAACGGTTCTCCCTAGAAAGGAGGTGATCCAGCCGCACCTTCCGATACGGCTACCTTGTTACGACTTCACCCCAATCATCGGCCCCACCTTAGACGGCTAGCCCCTGTCTGGATATTGGACGTTAGATGGTGGATGTTGGATTATGGTAGAATACTGCGTATTCTGTTCATCCAATGTCTAAAATCTAAAGTCTAATATCCAGACCGGTTACCCCACCGGCTTCGGGTGTGACTGACTTTCGTGGTGTGACGGGCGGTGTGTACAAGGCCCGGGAACGTATTCACCGCAGTATGCTGACCTGCGATTACTAGCGATTCCGACTTCACGGAGGCGAGTTGCAGCCTCCGATCCGAACTGAGAGCTTATTTCTGCGTTTTGCTTACCTTCGCAGGCTTGCTTCGCTTTGTTTAAGCCCATTGTAGTACGTGTGTAGCCCAGGACATTAGGGGCATGATGACTTGACGTCGTCCCCGCCTTCCTCCGCATTCTCTGCGGCAGTCTCCCTTGAGTTCCCGCCTTTACGCGCTGGCAACAAAGGATAAGGGTTGCGCTCGTTGCGGGACTTAACCCAACATCTCACGACACGAGCTGACGACAGCCATGCACCACCTGTTTTCGCGTATCCGTAGATAGGGATTCATCTCTGAACCTTTCGCTCAATGTCAAGCCCTGGTAAGGTTCTTCGCGTTGCGTCGAATTAAACCACATACTCCACCGCTTGTGCGGGCCCCCGTCAATTCCTTTGAGTTTCAACCTTGCGGCCGTACTCCCCAGGCGGGGTACTTATTGCGTTAACTCCGGCACAGAAGGGGTCGATACCCTCTACACCTAGTACCCATCGTTTACGGCCAGGACTACCGGGGTATCTAATCCCGTTCGCTCCCCTGGCTTTCGCGCCTCAGTGTCAGACACAGTCCAGAAAGTCGCCTTCGCCACTGGTGTTCCTCCCAATATCTACGCATTTCACCGCTACACTGGGAATTCCACTTTCCTCTCCTGCACTCAAGCCTGGCAGTTTCCTGCGCCCATACGAAGTTGAGCTTCGCACTTAGACACACGACTTACCAGGCCACCTACACGCCCTTTACGCCCAATAATTCCGGACAACGCTTGCCACCTACGTATTACCGCGGCTGCTGGCACGTAGTTAGCCGTGGCTTCCTCCTTTGGTACCGTCATTAGTCTACATTATTCACATAGACCACGTTCGTCCCAAACGACAGAGCTTTACGACCCGAAGGCCTTCTTCACTCACGCGGCGTTGCTCCGTCAGACTTTCGTCCATTGCGGAAGATTCCCCACTGCTGCCTCCCGTAGGAGTCTGGGCCGTGTCTCAGTCCCAGTGTGGCCGTTCATCCTCTCAGACCGGCTACTGATCGTCGCCTTGGTGAGCCGTTACCTCACCAACCAGCTAATCAGACGCAGACCCATCTCTTAGCGATAGCTTCTTCAGAGTGGCCATCTTTCTTAACTCCGTTATGCAACCGAGTTACCACATTCGGTATTAGCACCACTTTCGCGGTGTTGTCCCCAGCTAAGAGGCAGGTTGTCTACGCGTTACTCACCCGTTCGCCACTAAGTAGTTATTGCTAACTGCTCCGTTCGACTTGCATGTGTTAGGCACGCCGCCAGCGTTCGTCCTGAGCCAGGATCAAACTCTCCAATAAAGTGCATAGTCGGTTACGACTATATATATTGAAGCCGTTTATCGGCTCAATTAAATCAAATTTGTTTTGCTTGTGCTGCAAGCAGCACACCGCACATCTGGCATTTGTATGATGCATTTCTTTACATTGTTCAGTTTTCAGGGAACGACGCGCATGGATGCGCTAGGATCACGGGCGTATCATGGACGATACGCTTGGCCCGGGACCGTTGTTCTTTGCTGCGCTATGTTACTGCTGAATGCGACAGCTTTTATATGTTAACACGTTTATATAAACATGTCAAGACTTAAAATGCTTTTGTTTTAAATCCAATTCTCACTGTTTATTAAGTGTTGGGATATTTTACCGCACCGATTGGCGACTTACTTATAATAGCACGTCTCTATTGATTATGTCAATCTACTTAATCTAAAATAAATTTTCTCAGGCTTGTGGACATTATTTTTCTTTCAGGCAAAACCTTTAGCAGGCTTCACATGAAACTACGCAAATCCTCTATTGCAAGCTAAATCGCTTATCACAAATATTCGTCATTAGGATCCAAATACATAGAATAATCAACTGGAAACAGAGGATAGATCAAATCAAGCATTTGCGTTTGGTCATTCCAGTCTGTTGCTACATTGTAGACTCTGCTGATATCATTTACTGATATAAACGGCTGCCCACTTATCAGTTTAACTGGCGCTGGTTTCCCACGTATAAGCAGTTCTCCGGTTTGAGACTGCCAGGTTACGCGTTCGCCTAATTCATTGGCTATAGCAAGAGCCGGTACCGCCAAGATATTGTCCATACGCTGAATACCACCTGATAGTATTTGCCCATCCAACCTGGCAACAGGCAATAGCAGTTCCAGACAATTTTGCTCATCATTCCAATTTTCCCGCCCTCCGAACAACATTGGCACATGATCAACAGTAACATATAGTTTATCACCAAGCTTAACACCTGGAACTGTCTGGTTCTGACGGGTTACTGTCCGGCTCACTGCATTCCATTGTACAGTAGTACGCAAACTATCGGCTAAAGCCAAAACTGGTATATACTTTTTACCCTCTCTGGACAGTATATGCTCAGAACGTAAGCTTCCGTTTATCTTAAGGTTATGAAGCTGAGCGAATACAACTTGATGATCGGGAACAGCCTTTATAAGAGTCCGCAGGAAATCATCGTCAACAAGATTGTCTAATGCAGCCTGCTGCAATGCATCTTTAACATCAGCCAGAGTAACTGTCTGCTGATTATATACATCGGGGTAAATGCCAATAGTGGCCTCCCCGCTGGCATTAATCCGTATTTTAATCCGCTCATATTCAATCTTGACTGGAGTATCACAATCAATAATTTCAAATAATTCTTCAGCATCTATTTCTTGCATCCGAATACAGCCGTTAGAAATTGCCAATCCAATTGACCAGGGAGCGTTCGTACCATGAATACCATACAGGTCTCCCAACCCCATCCACCGGTATCCCAGTGGGTTTTCAGGCCCGGAAGGCACGACATAGTTCTTGCCGGGAGGATACCAGGCAGGATCAACCTCTTTCTCAAGTATTGAAAAATCACCAATCGGTGTAGGTGTATCCGCTTTGCCAATGGCCACCTGATACTCTTTCACCAGAATATTATCCTTATAAAGCTCCAGGGTACGACTGGGGAGATTAACAACAATTTGAGGCGAAGCTACCTGTGCCATCGCCTGGGCATAAACCGGCGTAGCAAAAGTAATAAACCCGAAAATGAAAATTAGCCAGATAGCCCGTTTCCCTAGCTGGTTACCCATGCAGACATCCCCTTTATAAATGCCTAAGACAATAACATATATGACAGGAGAGCCGCAGTTATTCGTTAATTATTTGTACAAGCTTAGAAAAACTTGCTTGTTTCAAGGCCGTTGGCTAGATTGCCTATCCTATGCTATAGCATTGCTTTTTATAAATTCTAATAGGGTAAAAAAACAAGGGCACACATTACAAAATGTGCTGCCCTTCCTGTTAACATAATTTAAAACCCTAATTCTTCTCCAATAATAATGATCTCAACATCACTTGCCGCAGGCTTCTTGTGCATGACTGTAGTTACATTACATATCCGCGTAGGCCCTTGGCAATCCATACATTCACCAGTTACAGTACATGGGTTAGGGCGACTTAGACGTTTGTTATTAATCGGAGCGGCAAACAACTCAATCCGGTCCATGGCTGCATCAACGTCGGTAACAATCTTATTTATACCGGTTAGGACAATAACCTTTTTAGGACCAAAAATCATCGCCGCCACCCGATTACCAGCCCCGTCAACATTAACAAGTTCACCTTTCAGGGTTAAGGCATTAGTCCCGGTAAGGAAAACATCACAGGTCAGTTCCTGCCGTCGCAGTGCCAGAGATTCTGCTGGTGCCAGTCCCGGTTTATTATGGTTAAATACTGTGTTGCCCCGCTCTTCCAGCAAGGTATCAATCCCGACTTCTTTAATCGTCCACGAGCCGCCGATCCCGACAGTAGCATCCCCAGGAATCAACGCAGCCAGTTTGTCTAACGCTTCCTGCCTTGTGCTGACATAGGTGGCGGTAAAGTTATTCTTTTGCAGAGCTTCAACAACTTTTCCCGCAATCGTCTCGTTGTGCCAGTCTTTAAATTCACTCATCACAAACCACTCCTCCCAGCGTAATTTATAAGGAAACCATATGCACGCCAGCCATGTCCGCCATTGCTCCAGCAGTGTACTGGTTGTACACCATGTTAAGGTGTTTCGCGTAGGATAGGCCATTGAAGCTGCCGTTAGCCTGAGTTGTTATAGATGAATTAAGCGTATTGGCAAATTCAGGCGTCATAAATATCTCCCTCACAGCCTGTACAATACCGTCGTCAGCATTTACAAGTGTGACTTTAAGAATAGCAGAATCTGCAGCTTCTTCTGGATACACCCGAATGCCCCGCGGCACGGTATGCCAGGAGAATGGAACATCGTTCCAGTTTTCGGTTCCAAATCTAAAGAGTAAAAAAATAACAGGACCATCAATATATATACTTAGTGTAGCCATCCCATTCTGAATATTTTCTATTTCCTGGTTAATAAGTCCTGCTTTGACAATAAGAAGTCTATGACCTTCACTATCTAAACGGTACATGATTTTTTCTTCTAATTTGTTTTGGCCTGATTCGTACAGTTGTCCTGCTTTGCCTGCTCGCATCATGCTCCACCACTTCCCTCTATAGTCTGTTTTATATTATACCATTGTATTTATGGATAATAAACCAATAAACAAGCCGCCGCAGCTCCTGCCTGTTCGTAAAAAATTGCCACCATGACCGCTTAATAAAATGGTCTTTGTTTTCAGAAACTATAGCAGCGTGATATATTTAAGCTCAATAATTCTCAGGAGGTGATTTTGTATTATGTACAAAATCAGAGGATGCACTGATTGCATCGAAAGTAGTTCCTGTGAGTTTTCCTCTGAGTTTTGCCCTAAAGCAATACTTGATATCTGTTTGGATAACGACTTAGCCGCTGATCCTGTATTAAGAAAATATCAGGAACTATACCAACGCTTAGACAAATAATCTATTCGCAGAGGAGGTCGAGCCGTGAAAACTACGATCAAATATGCTCACGGTAAGGGATTTAGTAAAAACCTGTCCTCAGCTACAGTGCTGGCCAGTCCGCGTATTAACCGCGAAATTCAGGAAAACATAAAGAAAACACGCTTGCGCCAAGCCTTTAGCGAAAGCCGATGTTGCCCTTATCCAGGCGAAAGTTATACTTTCTATCAGGACAAAAGGTCCGCCCGGAACTTACCAGGCGGACGAAGCTATTAATTATGCTAAGATATTATTCAGGTATTGAAAACACGCCTGCGACTCAGGGCTGCCACTTGGCAGCCTATATTTTTTACTGCTGTTAAATCAATCCGGCTTGGCACCTTATATATTTCATCTAGAGCAACGGCCACTTCCTCTAAGGCGGCATTGCCTGACCGTTCCCCAATACCTGCAGCAGTTACACTGGCAAATACAGCTCCATTTTGCAATGCCGCTAATGTATTGGCTGTAGCCAGGCCAAAATCATTATGGCCATGAAATTCAATGGGTAATGGACAGCGAACTGTAAGGTCAGCCATAATTTCCGCGCTAGAAAACGGATCTAACAGACCAACCGTGTCTGCATAACGGATCCTTAGCACGCCAAGGCTGGCGCTAAGCTCGGCGAGTTCAAGAAATTGTTCGGAACTGGCCCTTGATGCATCTTCGGCTCCAACCGACACATAACAGCCATGGCTTTGTGCTAAAAGTATCGCAGTTCTCAGTTGAGCGATCACCCAGTCACGGCTTTTCTTTAGTTTACGATGAATATGAAGATCTGATACAGGAACAGAGATATGCAAAAATTCAAAGCCACACGCAATTGATGCCTCAATATCTTCCCGGTATGCACGATTCCAGGCAAATACGACTGCTTTTAGACGGGCATCAAGAATAAATCGCAAAGCCTCGGCTTCTTCTTGACCCATAACCGGCGTACCTGCTTCAATCCAGGTCACGCCTGCTTTATCAAGAGCAGTGGCAATAGCCAGCTTTTCCATGGCTGTAAAAACAATACCCGCTGCTTGCTCTCCGTCTCGCAAGGTGGTATCAATTAAAACAGCCTGATTGAGTTCTTGCATATATCTGCACCTCTCAGCCTGATAAGTATAGACGTTGTAATTCATCATCACTAATTGCCGACTTGTTGCGCACAGCTAGTGCCCGTACACTGGCAAGCAGCTTTTTGGACTCAACTTCTTCCAACCTTATCCCCCAGGCTGCAAACTTAGTTTTCAAAGCAGTGGTTCCTGAATGTTTACCGATAATAAGTTGCCTGCTTAATCCAACAAGCTCCGGGGCAAAGGGTTCATACAACCAAGGGTCCTTATTGACGCCATCAACATGCAAACCCGATTCATGAGCAAAAATCGCCGGGCCAATAATGGCTTTAGCTGCGGAAATCGTAAGCTGCAGGGCCGCAAGAACCTGTTGACATTTACCCGCTAAAGCAGGTGGTATTTCAATATCCTGTCCGGTAAATTGTTTAGCAGCCATAAGTGCCTCTTCCCAGGGAGCACAGCTGCCGATCCCGGCTACCGCCGTCATTACCTGCCGGACACCGGCCTTCATTGCAGCCAGTGTATTGGCAGTTGCCAAACCGTAGGCATTTCCGGCTCGGATACCGATAGGACAATGCAAATTATTTTTCAACAGGGTTATTTGATCACAGATGGTTAAATAATTGCCGCTCCCATTTTCATCTCCATAGAAAACAGTCTTTAGGGAATAGCTATTGATTTTGCCAATAACAGCTGCCAAGTCATGTTGGCCCAAATTGGCCAGACCTTCCAGCAATAGAGCAACATCCAAACCAAGCCTGCCTGCTTTGACCATTACAGCTTCCAGGTTAGCGATACCATCGTCCGGACAAAAATTACGGACCACAACTATTACCTGTTTAATACCGGCCTGTACTAACCACTCAAGTTCACAAACCGTTATATCGATTATTCCCCAAAGCTCAAGCTGTTGCCTAACACCGGACAAATCCGGACAATATTGTTGCCAGTCTGGCATATAAATACCAGCTTTCTGAACCCCTAACCCAGACAGCAAACCGGAAATCCCTGTAAGTTGGTCACTGGAAAAACGCAACTTGACGGCTGCATTTAGTGTCTGATCAATCCAGGTTGGCTTGCTCATTATACTCACCACAACTTTTTTTCTTTATTGTCAACTTAACACCGTCTGCAGCCCGCTCGGCTGTACAATCAAACTTGCCACAGGCCCAGTCAGCCTCTAACCAGGGCGGAATATGGCCGCATAAAACTTCAACAAGATAGAAATTGCCATTTAACAAGGGTTGCAATACTTGCTTAGAAGTCATGCCGGTACCGCTTTGCTGCAACTCCTTAAGTGATACCTGATAGCAGCCTGGCCCGGTCTCAACAACCGTCGGAGTTACAGCCTTGAGCGGAGCTGGCTGGCGGGCGGCAAGTTCTTCCTGAATTAATATATATTCCAGAAATTCCAGCGGACGGCCGTCAAATTCCCAAATACTGAATCCTGCCTGCTCAAGTTCTTTGTATAGAAGGCCGGAGACAGCCCGGGCAACAAATACACGGCACCGTCCGATAAATTCAATCATTGCTGCTAATTGTTGCCGTACTCCTGCCATGCCGCTTGTGGGATCAAGCTGAAGCACTGCCTCGCTAACCGGTTGCCACTTACCCTGCTGGCGCCGGTAAACAATAACTTTGCCTGGCTCTCCCAGGGCAGCAGTACTGCCATTATTCCCCACAAACACTGCTATTTCCCGCGCCATTTTTATTACCTCCCTGCCCTTAAACGGCTGCAGCTTTCAAATCCAGCTGTTCTGTTGCATACCCAAGCCCGCTTTCTATGGTATAGCAGTACTCAACTGACATAATGCCCCGCTTTAAGAGACGCTTCTGGGCCTGATAGCCGATACGCATAGTCAATACCGCATCACAGTCCGATAAAGCCATTAATATGCCATCTTTTCGTTTATCCTCATTATCGCAGGCAACATTACCCACACAATATTTTTCCAGCTGCCGCGTCTCCACCAGTTCAAAACGGCTGCCATTCACCTGGTAAATCAGGAACTCTTCTGCCTGGCCAAAATGTAAATCAACCAGCTTGCCGAATTTGCTGGTAACAGCAATTTTGTAATGGGGAACAAACGGTACCGGTTTGGCCTCAACCGGTTCCACCTGCGTGGCACAGCTCCTAAACTCACCGGCTCTGTCTTGCCCTAATAAACCAATAGCATCAGCCCGGCATTGCCGGCAATGAGTCATTTGTCTCAGTTCACTGGCACAAGCTGTACGAATGGCTGTAACATCGCGCATATTTGTTTGCGGCAGGCCGGAAAAGACACTGCCTGGCGCGGGAATAAATGGCATAATATTAGTCATGCAGGCACCTAGCTGCTTAACTTTTTTGACAACATCGGGAACATGCCAATCATTGACCAGCTTAATCATGACAATATTTACCTTGACGGTAACACCATGCCCGGCCAGATACATAATACCCTCCTGTTGATTATTCAGAAGAATTTCCGAACCCTCAACGCCAACATAACGCTTGCCCCGATAATTAACAGTTCCATAAACCTGGGCGCCAACAACCGGGTCCGTACAGTTAGCGGTTACAGTTACATGCTGCACACCTAGTTTAATTAACTCTGGTGCATATTCAGGCAACAACAGCCCGTTTGTTGATAGACAGACTATGATGCCGGGATCAACCTGCTTAATAAGCTCAATTGTCGCCCTTGTTTCCTCCCAGTTAGCCAGGGCATCCCCCGGACCGGCGATACCGACAACGCTTAGATTGGGAATTGCCGCTTTGACTTGGGCGAATTTTTCTTTAGCTTCCTGGGGTGACAGGATTTCGCTGGTTACCCCAGGGCGGCTTTCGTTTACACAGTCAAACTTGCGGCTACAGTAATTACAGCTGATATTACACCGGGGAGCCACCGGCAGATGCATGCGGGCGTATTGATGCTGAGCTAGCGCTGAAAAGCAGGGATGTTTATCGGTAAGCACGCTCGTCATAGAGCGGCCACCCCCTTTCTTTGGCGTTCATTTTTTGGCTGTTGAAAGTATTTATTAAACATATTCTTACGGTAATCTCTATATTTATCTTCCAATAGGGTATTGGTAATACGGTCTAAAAATAGTGCAGTGCCGGTATAGCCAACAGATAAAAGCCGTTGTCCTCCCACCCGGTCATGAATAGGAAATCCCAGCCTGACCAAAGGAATACCATCCCGTTCGGTAAGAAAGCGTCCGTCAGAATGACCGATCGCTATATTGGCCGCACCAGTTCCGGCCCGTTCCTGCACTAAATTAAAGTCCGGATCTGACAGCACAATAGTTTCACTGGTCATTTCATTGTCTGGCAGCAGCCTGGACAAGTTACCATTTTTATCACCAGTCACGACAATGGGGCGGATGCCATTCTCCAGACAGGCCTGCGTAACCGCATACACCAGCTCAGGATCACCAAAAATAGCAGCGCGACCGGCAAAGTTGTATTTATGAGAGTCAATCATGGCGTCAAGCAGGCGCCCCCGCTCAAGCTCAATTGCCGCCGGCCGCTTTTTGCCGCTGATTGATTCAAGGGCCGCCATAAAGGCGTCTGTATTCTCAATGCCAATTGGGATCGGCACTCTGTAGAGAGGTACGCCAAACGTATCCTCCAGGTATTTCCCCGGCGACACGCCGCCATCAATAGTAACCCCCAGTTCGATTGTCGCCGGCGCACCACTCATCCGGCAGAGATCTGCAACCGGGGTGCCGCCGGCCGGCACTTTGCTATACACAGGCAGATATGGCTGATCCATAGTATCCGAGATATCCGGGCACAGGGTATAATCAAGCCCCATTGCTGCCAAAAAGCGCTTTAGCTCACGGATATCTGCCGGACTCATACTGGGAATGATCACATTGACCTTGTTATGCCGCTCAGTAGTTGTAGCCAGTGTTTCAACAATTCGCCTGACTGTCAGCCAGTAGCCTTCGTTGTGGCTACCGCCATACCCGGGCGTACTGGCCGCAACAATCGGCATATCAATCCCGTTATCCTGCCGGTACTCTTTTACAATCCTGGCAACGTCTTCACCAATGGTCTCCGCCAGGCAGGTGGTAACAACGCCGACCAGCTTGGGCTGATATACCCGCCTAATGTTATCAAGAGCGGTGCGGAGATTAGCCGCCCCGCCATATACGGTCCCTTTTTCATTAAGGGAAGAGGAGCCGACATCAACCGGTTCGTTAAAATGCTCGGCAATATGCCGCCGCATATAAGTACTGCAGCCTTGCGAGCCATGAACAATAACCATCGACTTTTCGATGCCTTTGAGCGCCAGAATTCCACCCATCGGCATACACATATGACAAGGGTTCTCCATATCAGCCACCTCCTTTTCCCGCCGTATATTTCCACACCGGGGAACACAGGGTAGAGTAAACTTCCTGTGCAAAATTTACCGCGCCGTCATAACCGCTTAAAGGATGCTTGCGATCATGATTATGATCAATAAAGGCCAACCCCAGCTTATAGGCTAGTGGCCGTTCCTTTACACCGCCAACCAGCAGATGGGCTCCCTGACTGGTCATAAACCGCTCCAGTTCGGCCGGATTGGCATCATCCAGGATCACCGTGCCCTCGGCAACAAGCTCATGGATAGTATCGTACTCTTCGCGCCGGCCGGTTTGGGTCCCAATCATAACAACCTCAATACCGATCTCCCGGAACTGTTTGATAAGTGAGATGGCTTTAAAGCCGCCGCCGACATAGACGGCGGCTTTTTTGCCGATAAATTTCTCCCGGAACTTGTTAATGTAAGGCAACACCCGGTCGGTTTCCCGGCGAATGAGCACCTCGGCCTTAGCCCTGATCGCACCGCCCCCCATAGCAGCGGCGATACTACGCAGGGATTTAGCCGTATCCTCTATCCCCAGAAAGGATACCTGCATATACGGTATGCCATACAGTTCCTGTAACTGGGCAGCCAGATAATTCATCGAGCCTGCGCATTGTACGATATTCAGCGAGGCATTGGCGGCGCCCTTGAGGGTGGCACTGGTTGAGTCGCCAGTAAAAACAGTGTTTATCTGAACCCCCATTTGGGCCAGATAATCCCTGATGATCCAGGCTTCACCCGCCAGGTTGAAGTCGCCCAGATAATTGATTGTCCGGCTGGCCGCAGCCTGAGCCCGGTCAACCGGAGCAATCAGTTTTAACAGAGCCTCACAGGCCGCCCGGTAGCCGGCTGATTTATTACCAATAAAACCACTTGACTCGACCGGAATAACTTCTAGATTGTTCCTAAGTGCCGCAGCTTTGCAAACAGCAGCCAAATCATCGCCAATTACCCCGACAATACAGGTGGAATAAACAAACATAAGCTTCGCCGGGTGCTTGGCAACAAGCTCATCAATGGTTTTAGCCAGTTTCTTTTCGCCGCCAAAAATAATGTCTTGCTCCCGTAAATCGGTACAAAAGCTGTTGCGGTACAATTCAGAGCCACTGGACAAACTGCCCCGAATATCCCAGGTGTAGCTGGCGCAGCCG contains:
- a CDS encoding L,D-transpeptidase family protein, which gives rise to MAQVASPQIVVNLPSRTLELYKDNILVKEYQVAIGKADTPTPIGDFSILEKEVDPAWYPPGKNYVVPSGPENPLGYRWMGLGDLYGIHGTNAPWSIGLAISNGCIRMQEIDAEELFEIIDCDTPVKIEYERIKIRINASGEATIGIYPDVYNQQTVTLADVKDALQQAALDNLVDDDFLRTLIKAVPDHQVVFAQLHNLKINGSLRSEHILSREGKKYIPVLALADSLRTTVQWNAVSRTVTRQNQTVPGVKLGDKLYVTVDHVPMLFGGRENWNDEQNCLELLLPVARLDGQILSGGIQRMDNILAVPALAIANELGERVTWQSQTGELLIRGKPAPVKLISGQPFISVNDISRVYNVATDWNDQTQMLDLIYPLFPVDYSMYLDPNDEYL
- a CDS encoding homocitrate synthase/isopropylmalate synthase family protein produces the protein MSKPTWIDQTLNAAVKLRFSSDQLTGISGLLSGLGVQKAGIYMPDWQQYCPDLSGVRQQLELWGIIDITVCELEWLVQAGIKQVIVVVRNFCPDDGIANLEAVMVKAGRLGLDVALLLEGLANLGQHDLAAVIGKINSYSLKTVFYGDENGSGNYLTICDQITLLKNNLHCPIGIRAGNAYGLATANTLAAMKAGVRQVMTAVAGIGSCAPWEEALMAAKQFTGQDIEIPPALAGKCQQVLAALQLTISAAKAIIGPAIFAHESGLHVDGVNKDPWLYEPFAPELVGLSRQLIIGKHSGTTALKTKFAAWGIRLEEVESKKLLASVRALAVRNKSAISDDELQRLYLSG
- a CDS encoding nitrogenase component 1 — translated: MENPCHMCMPMGGILALKGIEKSMVIVHGSQGCSTYMRRHIAEHFNEPVDVGSSSLNEKGTVYGGAANLRTALDNIRRVYQPKLVGVVTTCLAETIGEDVARIVKEYRQDNGIDMPIVAASTPGYGGSHNEGYWLTVRRIVETLATTTERHNKVNVIIPSMSPADIRELKRFLAAMGLDYTLCPDISDTMDQPYLPVYSKVPAGGTPVADLCRMSGAPATIELGVTIDGGVSPGKYLEDTFGVPLYRVPIPIGIENTDAFMAALESISGKKRPAAIELERGRLLDAMIDSHKYNFAGRAAIFGDPELVYAVTQACLENGIRPIVVTGDKNGNLSRLLPDNEMTSETIVLSDPDFNLVQERAGTGAANIAIGHSDGRFLTERDGIPLVRLGFPIHDRVGGQRLLSVGYTGTALFLDRITNTLLEDKYRDYRKNMFNKYFQQPKNERQRKGVAAL
- a CDS encoding homocitrate synthase encodes the protein MQELNQAVLIDTTLRDGEQAAGIVFTAMEKLAIATALDKAGVTWIEAGTPVMGQEEAEALRFILDARLKAVVFAWNRAYREDIEASIACGFEFLHISVPVSDLHIHRKLKKSRDWVIAQLRTAILLAQSHGCYVSVGAEDASRASSEQFLELAELSASLGVLRIRYADTVGLLDPFSSAEIMADLTVRCPLPIEFHGHNDFGLATANTLAALQNGAVFASVTAAGIGERSGNAALEEVAVALDEIYKVPSRIDLTAVKNIGCQVAALSRRRVFNT
- a CDS encoding lactate utilization protein; the encoded protein is MSEFKDWHNETIAGKVVEALQKNNFTATYVSTRQEALDKLAALIPGDATVGIGGSWTIKEVGIDTLLEERGNTVFNHNKPGLAPAESLALRRQELTCDVFLTGTNALTLKGELVNVDGAGNRVAAMIFGPKKVIVLTGINKIVTDVDAAMDRIELFAAPINNKRLSRPNPCTVTGECMDCQGPTRICNVTTVMHKKPAASDVEIIIIGEELGF
- a CDS encoding Fe-only nitrogenase accessory AnfO family protein encodes the protein MAREIAVFVGNNGSTAALGEPGKVIVYRRQQGKWQPVSEAVLQLDPTSGMAGVRQQLAAMIEFIGRCRVFVARAVSGLLYKELEQAGFSIWEFDGRPLEFLEYILIQEELAARQPAPLKAVTPTVVETGPGCYQVSLKELQQSGTGMTSKQVLQPLLNGNFYLVEVLCGHIPPWLEADWACGKFDCTAERAADGVKLTIKKKSCGEYNEQANLD
- the nifE gene encoding nitrogenase iron-molybdenum cofactor biosynthesis protein NifE, whose product is MSETTVAISEREQFIATKGRRKNSLKCDADSIAGCVSQRACVYCGARVVLNPVTDAIHLVHGPVGCASYTWDIRGSLSSGSELYRNSFCTDLREQDIIFGGEKKLAKTIDELVAKHPAKLMFVYSTCIVGVIGDDLAAVCKAAALRNNLEVIPVESSGFIGNKSAGYRAACEALLKLIAPVDRAQAAASRTINYLGDFNLAGEAWIIRDYLAQMGVQINTVFTGDSTSATLKGAANASLNIVQCAGSMNYLAAQLQELYGIPYMQVSFLGIEDTAKSLRSIAAAMGGGAIRAKAEVLIRRETDRVLPYINKFREKFIGKKAAVYVGGGFKAISLIKQFREIGIEVVMIGTQTGRREEYDTIHELVAEGTVILDDANPAELERFMTSQGAHLLVGGVKERPLAYKLGLAFIDHNHDRKHPLSGYDGAVNFAQEVYSTLCSPVWKYTAGKGGG
- the nifB gene encoding nitrogenase cofactor biosynthesis protein NifB is translated as MTSVLTDKHPCFSALAQHQYARMHLPVAPRCNISCNYCSRKFDCVNESRPGVTSEILSPQEAKEKFAQVKAAIPNLSVVGIAGPGDALANWEETRATIELIKQVDPGIIVCLSTNGLLLPEYAPELIKLGVQHVTVTANCTDPVVGAQVYGTVNYRGKRYVGVEGSEILLNNQQEGIMYLAGHGVTVKVNIVMIKLVNDWHVPDVVKKVKQLGACMTNIMPFIPAPGSVFSGLPQTNMRDVTAIRTACASELRQMTHCRQCRADAIGLLGQDRAGEFRSCATQVEPVEAKPVPFVPHYKIAVTSKFGKLVDLHFGQAEEFLIYQVNGSRFELVETRQLEKYCVGNVACDNEDKRKDGILMALSDCDAVLTMRIGYQAQKRLLKRGIMSVEYCYTIESGLGYATEQLDLKAAAV